The genome window ACAAACTGGGTGTCGCCACCGAATTCTTCGGCGACCACGTCCTGCGAGAGCAGTTCGTTCTTGACCCGCAGCGGATCGGCGCCGGGCTTGTCGATCTTGTTGACCGCCACGATCAGCGGCACGCCGGCCGCCTTGGCGTGCTTGACCGCCTCGATCGTCTGCGGCATCACGCCGTCGTCGGCCGCCACCACCAGCACCACGATATCGGTCAGCTTGGCGCCGCGCGCGCGCATGGAGGTGAAGGCCGCATGGCCCGGGGTATCCAGGAAGCTGATGACGCCGCGATCGGTTTCGACATGGTACGCGCCGATGTGCTGGGTGATGCCGCCGGCTTCGCCCGAGGCGACCTTGGTGCGGCGGATGTAGTCCAGCAGCGAGGTCTTGCCGTGATCGACGTGGCCCATGATGGTGACCACCGGCGGACGCGAGCGCTTCTCGCCCTGCTCGTCCTCGGTATGCGCCAGCAGCGCGTCCTCGGCGTCGGCACTGCCCGCGCGTACCGGCTTGTGGCCGAGCTCTTCGGTGATCAGCGCCGCGGTGTCGTGGTCGATGGACTGGGTGATGGTGGCCATCACGCCCATCTTGAACAGCGCCTTGACCACGTCGCCGCCCTTCAGCGCGAGCTTCTGCGCCAGGTCGGCCACGGTGATGGTCTCGCCGATCGCCACTTCGCGCACCACCGGTGCGGTCGGACGCTCGAAGCCATGCGCGCCGCCGCCGCTGCGCGAGGGCTCGGGCTGGCGGCGACCGCCGCTGTTGCCGCCGCGCGGCTTGCCGCGCACGTTGGAACGGCGCGCGCGATCGGCGGCGGACAGGTGCAACTGGCCGGCGAAGCGGCTGGTGCTGTCGTCGTCCTCGACGCCGGCGACCATCACGTGCGAGCCGCGGGTCTTGTGCTTGTTGCCGGTGTTGTTGCGGTCGTCGCTACGCGGCGCGGCCGGCTTCGGCGGATGGTGCGGCGCGCTGGCCGGACGCGGCGCGCGCGGCGCGGCGGCGGCGGCGGCACCGGTGCCAGCACCGGGATTCGGTGTCGCAGCGGGCGCAGGCGCGGCGGCAGCGGCCGGCGGCGCCGACTCGGCTTCCACGGCAGCCTTGCGCTCGGCTTCCACGCGGTCGCGCGCATCCTGCTCGGCCTGGCGCTTGCGCTGGATTTCCTCGGCGCGCGCACGGTCCTGCTCGGCGAGCTTCTGCTGTTCAGCCAGATTGCGCTGCTTGGAGGCTTCCAGCTTGCGCAGGATCTCGGCGCGCTCGTCATCCACCCGTCCGCCCGAGGACATACCCGCACGCTCGGCAGCCAGATCCTCGGCCGTCTTCACGTAGGTACGCTTCTGCCGGACCTCGACGTTGACCGTGGTCTTGCTGCGACCGGCGCTGACCGTCACTTCCTGCAGCTTGCGCCGGTTCAGGGTGATCTTCTTCGGCGCGGCCGGGGCTTCTTCCTCGACCGGCTTGTCGGTCTTGCCGTGGGTACGGCGCAGGAAGCCGAGCAGCTTCATCTTTTCGGTACTGGTCACGACCTGGTCGGGACCGCTGAACTTCATTCCGGCCTCGGCCAGTTGAACCAGCAGTTTATCGACCGGCGTATTCACCAGTTCGGCCAGCTTGCGGATGGTGGTTTGCTGCGACATTCGGATCCTATGATCTGGTTGGCGCCCCCTCGCGTGCGAAGGTAGCGCGGATTCTAAGCCCTGATCGGTTCAGGGCGGCATTCATCGCTGACTCATTCGCCGCGTTCCAATCGGGCGATCTCCTCGGCACGGGCTGCCAGGATGAGCGCAGCGGCGCGCTCCTGGTCCACATCCTCGATGCCGAATTCAAGAATTTCATCCGCAGCCAGATCCGACAGGTCCTCGCTGGTGCGCACGCCATGGCTGGCAAGCGCGTAGGCGGTGGCCTCGTCCATGCCTTCCAGCGACAGCAGATCCGCCGCCGGCACGCCGCTGTCGTCGCTTTCCTCGGCGGCCAGCGCCTCGTTAAGCAACGCATCGCGCGCGCGGGCCCGCAGCTCCTCGACGATGTCCTCGTCGAAACCTTCCACCGCCAGCAACTCGCCGACCGGCACGTAGGCGATTTCCTCGACCGAGTTGAAGCCCTCGGCGACCAGGATCGCGGAGATTTCCTCGTCCACTTCCAGCTTGTCCATGAACAGCTGGCGGGCGACGGCCTGCTCGGCCTCGGACTTGGCCGCGACCTGCTCGGCGGTCATCACGTTGAGCTGCCAACCGGTCAGGCGGCTGGCCAGGCGCACGTTCTGCCCGCCCTTGCCGATCGCCTGCGCCAACCGATCTTCGGCCACCGCCAGATCCATCGAATGCTTTTCCTCATCGACGATGATCGACTGCACTTCGGCCGGCGCCATCGCGTTGATGACGAAATTGGCCGGGTTGTCGTTCCACAACACGATGTCCACGCGCTCGCCGTTGAGCTCGTTGGACACCGCCTGCACGCGCGAACCGCGCATGCCGATGCAGGCGCCGATCGGATCGGTGCGGGTGTCGTGCGCCAGCACCGCGATCTTGGCGCGGTCGCCCGGATCGCGCGCGCAGGCCTTGATCTCGACCAGGCCCTGGCCCACTTCCGGCACTTCCAGCTTGAACAGCTCGATCATGAATTCCGGCGCGGCGCGGCTGATGAACAGCTGCGGGCCGCGCGGCTCCGAGCGCACTTCGGCCAGATAGCCGCGCACGCGGTCGCCGGCGCGCAGCACGTCGCGCGGGATGCCCTTGTCCTTGGGAATGAAGGCCTCGGCGTTGCCGCCCAGATCGACATAGATGTTGCCGCGCTCGGCGCGCTTGACCACGCCGGTGACCAGCTCGCCGATGCGGTCCTTCCACGCGTCCACCACCTGCTGGCGCTCGGCCTCGCGCACACGCTGCACGATCACCTGCTTGGCGGCCTGCGCGGCGATGCGCCCGAAATCCGGGTTCTCGATCTGCTCTTCGATGTAGTCGCCGACGTCCACGCCCTCGGCTTCGTCGACCGCGTCCATCAGGCGGATCTGTCGGTCCGGCGATTCCATCACCACGTCGTCGGCCACCACTTCCCAGCGGCGGTAGGTTTCGTAATTGCCGTCCTTGTGATCGATGGTGACGCGCGTCAGCACGTCCTGATCGGGGTAGCGCTTCTTCGCCGCCGAGGCCAGGGCGGCCTCGATCGCGTCGAAGATCACTTCGCGCGGCACGCCCTTTTCGTTGGCGACCGCGTCGACTACCAGCAACAGTTCCTTGCTCATTCTTTCGCTCCGCGCGCAGCCTTGTCGGCCGCCGGTTCGTTGGATGGTTTCTTATTGGGTTTTGCGGTCTTGCCGGCCGGCTTGGGAACCTTGCCCGGCGGCTTGGGCGACTTGCCCGGCTTGGTCGGCGCCAGGCCCAGCGCCGCCCAGTCGGGCAGGATCCGCGCCTTGTCGATATTGTCGAAGTCCACCGCCAGTTCGGCGCCGTCGACCTCGAACACGATGCGGCCGGCGTCCACGTCCGCGTGGGCGATGCGCCCCTGCAGGCGCCGGCGACCCTGCTGCGGCAGCTTCAACACCACCTTGGCCGACTCGCCCTGGTGGCGCGCGAACTGCGCGGCGGTGAACAGCAGACGGTCCACGCCGGGCGAGGACACTTCCAGCGT of Xanthomonas translucens pv. cerealis contains these proteins:
- the infB gene encoding translation initiation factor IF-2, giving the protein MSQQTTIRKLAELVNTPVDKLLVQLAEAGMKFSGPDQVVTSTEKMKLLGFLRRTHGKTDKPVEEEAPAAPKKITLNRRKLQEVTVSAGRSKTTVNVEVRQKRTYVKTAEDLAAERAGMSSGGRVDDERAEILRKLEASKQRNLAEQQKLAEQDRARAEEIQRKRQAEQDARDRVEAERKAAVEAESAPPAAAAAPAPAATPNPGAGTGAAAAAAPRAPRPASAPHHPPKPAAPRSDDRNNTGNKHKTRGSHVMVAGVEDDDSTSRFAGQLHLSAADRARRSNVRGKPRGGNSGGRRQPEPSRSGGGAHGFERPTAPVVREVAIGETITVADLAQKLALKGGDVVKALFKMGVMATITQSIDHDTAALITEELGHKPVRAGSADAEDALLAHTEDEQGEKRSRPPVVTIMGHVDHGKTSLLDYIRRTKVASGEAGGITQHIGAYHVETDRGVISFLDTPGHAAFTSMRARGAKLTDIVVLVVAADDGVMPQTIEAVKHAKAAGVPLIVAVNKIDKPGADPLRVKNELLSQDVVAEEFGGDTQFVEVSAKTGAGIDTLLDAISLQAEVLELKAVFDGRASGVVIESSLDKGRGPVATVLVQQGSLKRGDYLVCGVQYGRVRALFDETGGQPAEAGPSIPVQVLGLSGVPDAGDDFVVVDDERLAKDVAQQREAKRRESRLVSSAGSRMEDIMSQLGKGEGQLSLNLVIKADVQGSVEALKQSLVALSNEQIRINVIHSGVGGITESDANSALASKATVIGFNVRADASARRIIETNGVDLRYFSIIYDVIDQVKQVASGLLGVEIREEIIGTAQVRDVFRSSKFGAVAGCMVIEGVVKRNKPIRVLRDNTVVFEGELESLRRFKENVDEVRNGTECGIGVKAYNDVKPGDQIECFERIEVQRTL
- the nusA gene encoding transcription termination factor NusA, whose translation is MSKELLLVVDAVANEKGVPREVIFDAIEAALASAAKKRYPDQDVLTRVTIDHKDGNYETYRRWEVVADDVVMESPDRQIRLMDAVDEAEGVDVGDYIEEQIENPDFGRIAAQAAKQVIVQRVREAERQQVVDAWKDRIGELVTGVVKRAERGNIYVDLGGNAEAFIPKDKGIPRDVLRAGDRVRGYLAEVRSEPRGPQLFISRAAPEFMIELFKLEVPEVGQGLVEIKACARDPGDRAKIAVLAHDTRTDPIGACIGMRGSRVQAVSNELNGERVDIVLWNDNPANFVINAMAPAEVQSIIVDEEKHSMDLAVAEDRLAQAIGKGGQNVRLASRLTGWQLNVMTAEQVAAKSEAEQAVARQLFMDKLEVDEEISAILVAEGFNSVEEIAYVPVGELLAVEGFDEDIVEELRARARDALLNEALAAEESDDSGVPAADLLSLEGMDEATAYALASHGVRTSEDLSDLAADEILEFGIEDVDQERAAALILAARAEEIARLERGE
- the rimP gene encoding ribosome maturation factor RimP, with the translated sequence MSDKANEIANLLGPTVDALGLELLGAEYLPAPGSATLRLYIDVPLAEQPERIVNIDDCERVSREVSAQLDVEDPISGNYTLEVSSPGVDRLLFTAAQFARHQGESAKVVLKLPQQGRRRLQGRIAHADVDAGRIVFEVDGAELAVDFDNIDKARILPDWAALGLAPTKPGKSPKPPGKVPKPAGKTAKPNKKPSNEPAADKAARGAKE